In the Ornithodoros turicata isolate Travis chromosome 5, ASM3712646v1, whole genome shotgun sequence genome, GAGTTTGGCAAATACTTGCGAAAATGTTGCTGTACTACCAATCCTCTCTACTGCCCATCTTGCGCACTTTCTTCCCATACACACTAATTTCCCATGCATGCTTTGAGACGTTGGATGCCCCAAGGCACTGAACCTTCAACACCAAGCCAGTCCCAAAACTGATATGATGggcctcttttctttcttttttttttttttttgcaacaacaGACCTTGTTTGACATAATTTGCAAAAAGATAATACATATGCAGTTGTCAGTCAAATCTCTAACGTCATCATGGTTCATGTCAGTGTGACATTTCTTTGACGCAGGCACATTATTGATGGCCCTTTTCACACAAGTGTGGAAGTGATTTCGCTTTTTCGCAAGGGAGAGCTTCATTTGGCAGCTAAAACTGTTAAACATTGAGGTTGCTGGCACTTTAGACCTCACTTAGCATGTCAAGAAGTTTGCAGACAACAGTAGAAGTGGTTAAGTTACTCTGTGATGACATATTTGGAAATCCTGGTGCTATGGTGGCTGGCATCGCGTTAGACTCCTGTTTTGCTGAACGACATGTGCACACATGGTAGGTGATGCAGAACCGTTCTCTTGGCATTGGACCCCCAAGTATTGTTTGCAGCAAATCAACATGTTTATTCAAATTAATAACAGAAATACTATCGGAGTGTTAACACAAAAAAGTTTTAAGGGCGTAGAATACTAAAATGTTGCAAAGAAAAATGGCTAAGTCCACAACAGCCCATGAAAAGCGTAACTAAATTAATGGACTTGAAATGGTACAAAACTGGTTGGATTAAAACAGAAGGCTTACTTCCAAGGGCTTGCAGAAACAGAACAAATGTAACCATTGTGGCTCCCTGACTAAACCCTAATATACCGTCAAAAGGACCCTGAAATGGAAATATCACGTCAACGCTGCGATCATCAAGCTGCTCATATCTCACGTGTGATATCCAAGCTTCCCTTATGGCATTTATAGATCTCTCAAAGACAATGCTCTTATGGGAGAGTTCCAAACATGTGACTGTATCATCAGACATTGAATACCACCAGGCACATCTGTCACCTGCAAAAGAGAATACTGTTAACAACACATTGCCGCTCTCATCTAATTTATGCTATATTACCTTCTTGAATTCCGTTTTCACACCGGGGAGGAAGAACATTTGGAGCATCAATGAATTCTTCAGGAAAAAATTGAAGTGTTATTGAAAGAAACAAGAGATTAGCTTTTCTATGTACCTAAGTCAAGTAGACTTTTTGTCGCTTTACGGAATGCCCCAATCTTGGAAGCAAACACCTTTGCATTCTGTCTGTTGTGGGATATCATTAGCGTCACAAGAGTGGAATCATAAAAAGTGCTGCTTACCCATATCCATGCAAACAAAGGACCTGCAAAGGTAAAGTTTGTGTCTCATGTTTCCTTACAGAGCAAGTTTATGTTTGAACAAGAGCATTATTGCTTGCCGGTATGGCAGTAACAAGCAGTTGCATTAATTATTACAACGGGATCAACAGTGGGAGGTTTCTGGGGCTGGCTACGTTCTCCTTACATCAAGCCTTGTTTAGATCAGAGAGTctaaccgaacccgaaccgaaaaccgttattaaccgttatttttggccgaaccggaactgaaccgaaccaaaagAGTCGACGCCATATTGGAGCTCAACCGGAACTAAACTGGTAAAAAAATACTGgtttccggttcaaataacggttcacacggaattaagtgcgaaactttcgatgttgtgcatgaacacaaaaattattttcgtattttttcttcatttattagcttcgtagacatcgtctttcttgccgaaaaagtcgtgccctgcaacaatgatttggatcttctcgagtcacaaaatagcaacagatagtaactgaaaactgccaggactactaacgtctaagacatacacataaatatatataagaattaaaGGTCAACAGGACATTagggacagttttgggtagtagtcattaagtgacatattataataatatactagtccgagtcagctatacacagggtgtcctggCGCTGCATTGCAAGATGTCCTTAACTGCAAGATGTCCAaaacctgtcagtttttctttgacagcgctatgtcttcgagatcatctctaccgttatcgtaggcatcctgtatataaataCCAATACGCGGACCAACCGACGTATATGTCGTTGGCTGTGCGACCTTTGGTCTTTCAAATATTCTCcccttcgttttttctttttcttcttctgttctcttgCACGTAATGCCTTGCAaaagcaaactacctgagctcagctctagcacgtattcgtgtatataacgctgcagcataattcccaacgtgtgcgcgtgtgaacttacataagccccttatacgctagccacacttaatgaaacggaatggcggtaagttcacctcctcaccaactataatcttgtgtggcgtcgttctctcctggcTTGTTGAAAGCAGGGGCATGTTGTcagtcattcgggacgatggttgctcaggaggtgaagttactgtcgTTCCGTTTAAAGTATTAAGTTTGCCGCGTGCCTagggtactagaaagtaaagcaccggccacactcatgctggtcagaatgaaaagaacatgccaagtTGGCTTGCTTTgtggatttaaaataaaagaagcaaaaacgaccatactgacacagtatctaaaactcgccagtgggtctaaaatgagtcgaactctctgtttgcacttgctttgtctttgttccacagacacttcactctaacgctgagcacggcggcggtcagtgctgacacaataacgtgccccttacacataaagtccccgagctcacgatcgcaccattccaatccaactacataccatgaagcgtcgttatttgattaacgtgtattcgcgatcctgactggtaacgaataattttaattacgtaaatgacttaggccaagatagcaggcttggttgacagATATTCCTGGTGAGATTCCGCTAACAACCCCGCGACCTGAGCTACGTGCggggaaagtcaacccaaaccagtAATTCATGGGTATGTTCTTCTTGTAaccgctactaatcttgtctttcatgtcgcacaaactctttgaaaatcctgaacgaccactgacgcgttcctgcccacttcaaacactgtaacacacacacggaagcttcttttaacctgcctgttgtgcttcattcgcacccatcgttcctgaaccggttcggaaACCGAACCGttttgaaccattataattgccttctggaccTGAACCGGATCCGAACCCTTatcgccgaacctaaacccgaaccggaccgttaaacgtttcggttcgactctctggtttAGATACACAAGGGACACATCTCCTACACATCACACACACAGACGTCGAGGCTTCTCAAATGACGTTGTTGAAGCGAACTATATCCAAGACTGGCACAAGCATCGCCAATATCTCGATAAAGTACGGTGGAAATGGGGAGAGCAGTTCGAGAGCATGGACTGGAAGCCCACTGCCTTTTCATTAACTTCATTCTTCAATCGAAATATCCACCTAGGCCTCACTACGTTTTGAAAAAAAGGTATTGTGCCCCATGGTAGCGAGAGAACAACAAAAATGTGACAAACCCGCAGCTTCGTGACATTCGCCATCGTCATGCGGACCATGTGTTTTCAGGTTAGTTACAGATATATCTTTATAGACATAGTTCGTGTTCAGGCTGTGCTTTTCCCTTTGTAACGAGGCAGTTTACCCTCACGGGTATCCAATGGCACAGAATTAGTTGCCGCAGGAAACCGCTTGCAAGGCGTTACTCGTTTGCCTTTCCCTCGccgcgtcgcgtgtcgcttcGTCGGCTTTCATGGCAGAGCCGTTCGCCGTTCCATCGTCGGCTTTTgttggcttgttggctttgatgatgatgatgatgatgatcgtgtTGGCCGTTCCCTTTATACCGGGCGGACAGCGTTCTGCGGGGGCAGTGCGCGTCCTAGCCTAAAAACACAGTTCCTCAGTCTTTTTCACCAGTTGTGGTCCTGTTATTGTTCCTGTGGGTTTTCTCCCACCACATACTCAGACGTCGTTTGACTGCATCGACGTATTTTCCTGTGCCGAATCCAAGCGCTTCCTCTAGAGATGGCGCTTCTATCGTAGGTGTCAGCTTCGTACATTCCACTACGATGTGTGATATCGATTCTCGGATTTCTCCACAGGCGGCGCAGTTGAGGTCCATATCTGTTCCGTCCGGCTGTGGCTTTGATTCAGGATCCGGCTTTGTCTTCTCGACGATGTCGATGTCGCTGCTGTTTCCTCAGATTGGGGGAGGAGTCAGCACTGCCGCGGCCATGCTCATGTACTGGTGATGTCGCGTCTTGCTCGTGGTCGTGCCAGTACAGGCCGTGCAGTACAGTGGCCCGCCATAGTGCAGCATCGGACGTCCTTTACGTCTTCTTTTTCGGCGCCACATAATATGCATATTGTATCGTTTTGAGATTCTCTCTAAGGGCCCCCGTTGGAGCTTGAAATAAAAGTCCGCTTGGTATGGTCTCCTCTGTATTGGTGAAACGGGGCTGGCTCATCTTTGTATCTGTTGTGGAGTTCCATAATTTTGCTTGCTTCGTCCGTTGGTTCCAGTACTCGTTTTCAATTGATTTCATTTCTTTGCTGTCCTGTTTATTCCACTGTCTTGTGGTCTTTGTTTTGTGGCGCCTTGTTCCTTTGCTGTACTTGGAGTCAATTCGATATTCATTTGCTTCGTCCAATCCGTTTTATACCTGTGAAGCGTACGTCCAATATTCTTTTTGCATATGTTCTCTGGAAGGTGGATGAGTCATCCCAGGTACCGTGTTTCGAACGTGCTTCCCTTATTCATGGGTGTTCCCAGGATTCTTCTGAGGGGGTGGGGGGCAAGCGTGCCCCTCCCCCCTTGGCACCTCTCTTTCCTGAGGTGGACGTTGTGGACTGTGCGGGttttcagaggttcctattatgacatctgagagtGATCTCGCAGGTGACGCTCCAGGGCTTTTACACTGGTGCTGCTgttgcatatacagggtgtcccagaaaatgtatcattgaattataataaaaaaaactacaccatctagagtcatgcggtcaatggcatttgttctgactgtgcttttgccacctcctcatgtgactgtcgtgtaacgtaagtttaatgaagtaaatttttgcgagcttaagtcggaaatttgcctagtaaaggtcacttttttactccaccaatgtgaagagaatgtctaatttagtcaaatcaATGagaattgacagggatattcagaagctatcccatcggaaaaaatagctgaacatcatgctctacggaggtcgcacagaatagcgcacgatgaatttttcagcgcaatttttgtcagcccgacgaaaggaggttggaaatccagccctccccgacatcgcagacggagataaaacaggaacggcttatcacgtgcgactttcgctgggataatgctttccctctcccaattttaggaactgttactttttctactatcactctgtgggctggcttcggaacctcctttcgtcgcattgagagcgattgcgctcaaaaagtcatcgcgcgctatggttcgatgctccgaaaagcatgatattcggctattttttccgatgggatagctcgtgaatatcactgtgaattatcatgaatttgagtgaactcggcacgctcttcatattggtggggtaaaaaagtgacctttacttggcaaatttccgagttcggttcgcaaatatttacataattaaacttggagtgcatgacattcacattaggaggtggcaaaaacctaataagaacaaatgctgttgaccgcgtgattctaagtggcgtagtttttttattataattcaatgacacgttttctgggacaccctgtatagcctcATCTGCATAGGTAACGTGCAGGACCACAATTGACCTGTTTCTGCACTAGGCCTTTCTGCACAAAACATGTTTCCATGGGCCAGGTGGGGCGAGTAGGCAGCCAACGTCAGTGCCGtatatgccaaagggagtctggtcattgaaagggttgagaaaccacacggaTAGAACTTTGTCTCTGGCAGAGTCTGCACGCCTTACTCCACGGACTCCGTACGCAAAGTCCCAcctcctattattttttatgctagAGTTTTAAAAATCTCCAATTTTTGAGGCCCCCGCCGGCCGTGGCGCCAAACGGTGCCGGGCAGCTCCATGAAGTCGGCGGGAAGTGACGCCTTGACCAGTTGCTCTATGGCTCTACGTCATATCCCTTTCGCTCATTTCTCTTCGCCGCGTCGCGTCCCAGCGCTCGCCGCGTCCCTGTTTACAGGCGTCGTCATGAGGACGGGAACTCCGCACTTCCGTGGCTCGCTCGGtactacgtcataccgagatcggGCGAGGAGGAGGCGAACCAAGAGTGAAATGATCTCCTTATTCAAAACTCCGTGGCGCGGGAGCGCAGCGTGAAAGGGTTTCGACGGAGATGTTTGGCACCCATAAATCTACATTTCAAACATGATTTTGTGTAATATTTGAATTTggattcacaacccctttaatgaGACCTGCCTATTCCTGGGGCTTCACCCACTTTTTGaactctctggccaatcacgagccaaaatacagtatATTACCAAGCTATATATTATCTGTATTCTATGGGTGCCGatattttcgggaaactggattggattagattgaataggatattgcCTGGcgacctagcaacataatggattttgcgttcacagtgccgtgtatgccaaaagGCCAttaaggagcctaaaaaagaggctagACCTGTCAATAAAATTGAACGTTTTTGATtgactgctgttttctatgcgggccgccatgacaccataattttcccgaaaatggcggcgtagcttggaacgacgaagcgaggatttcatgacaattcttttttttacaaattacgtcaattttattccgtaagtgtacattctgttgcagttatcttgcaaatcacatttaaattacgctccagtgtcgatgtttatctgaaaataatatgtttcgtcgtccttgttaggcctagtaacgacagcgatcacaagtaaatagcaagaaaaacgctacggatggCCAAGAGtttgcattttatgacatacttttattcatatacgcacctttgcccgttcttgattcAATTTTGTTATATTTCgttaataccggcagtctgttccaagtagcggttctgccggccaatcagttctgctagcaagcacttctgctacttctgccctCCTGCTATTttgcgtcttcccgacatgcccctctccatccagacGGCGCCGTTAaagccgtgtatgccaaagggagtctggccattaatgggacctgcctatacctgaggctccacccactttttgaggtatctagccaatcataggtcgaaatacagttgtctattactACATTCATCCAGTACGtgtacctcacccttatttactgggtgccaccattttggagaaactcgattgctctggattgaaatggatatcaCTGATGACAGACCAAAacccaaaacgacgg is a window encoding:
- the LOC135394214 gene encoding esterase OVCA2-like isoform X1, with the protein product MVRMTMANVTKLRVLCLHGYGQNAKVFASKIGAFRKATKSLLDLEFIDAPNVLPPRCENGIQEGDRCAWWYSMSDDTVTCLELSHKSIVFERSINAIREAWISHGPFDGILGFSQGATMVTFVLFLQALGKIQSNFRFAVMIAGGESRSLYWDVVCEPSLVTIPTLHIIGENDSIVPKEVSCGALQHFSSPSVLFHPGGHYIPGSGPCKLEYRNFFKEQLRQKHHS
- the LOC135394214 gene encoding esterase OVCA2-like isoform X2 translates to MGANEAQQVLCLHGYGQNAKVFASKIGAFRKATKSLLDLEFIDAPNVLPPRCENGIQEGDRCAWWYSMSDDTVTCLELSHKSIVFERSINAIREAWISHGPFDGILGFSQGATMVTFVLFLQALGKIQSNFRFAVMIAGGESRSLYWDVVCEPSLVTIPTLHIIGENDSIVPKEVSCGALQHFSSPSVLFHPGGHYIPGSGPCKLEYRNFFKEQLRQKHHS